CGGCGGTCTCAATGTTGGTTATAATCATCGGCGCATCCAGCGGTTTGTAGAGCTCCCTCATTAAATCGACCGCCCGTTCGCTCTCCACGCCGATGACAATTCTATCCGGGTGCATGAAGTCATGAACCGCTTTACCTTCACGCAGAAATTCCGGATTGGAAATCACGTCAAAGTCATGTTGATGGCGATTGCTAAGTTGCACCGTCCTTTTCACCCAGCCGCCGGTTTTCACCGGTACAGTGCTTTTATCCACGATGGCCTTATAGCTATCCATTGATTCTGCAATACGTTTGGTGGCCTTTTCCACGAATGATAAATCGGCGGCGCCATCCGGCCCCTGAGGGGTACCAACGCAGATAAAGACTACGTTTGCCTTTCCCACCCCATCCTCAACGCTGGTGGTGAACGAAAGCCTGCCTTCACCTACGTTTCGGTGCACCATCTGCTCCAAGTCCGGCTCGTAGAATGGGATCTGGCCCTTCTGCAGAAGGTCTATCTTTCCCGTATCGTCATCCACGCAGATTACTTTATTCCCCAAGTCAGCCAGGCAGGCACCAGTTACCAGGCCGACATGTCCGGAGCCAACGATGCAAACATTCATTATCGTACCTCTCTTCAGCTGCTAAGCTTACTTGTCTTTAAATAATAGGCGATAGTTTCGGCAAGACCGTCTTGAATTGACCACTGCGGTTCGTAGCCAAACGCTCTGGCTTTGTTAATATCAGCGAGACTTTGTGTTACTTCTCCAGGCCTTGATTCTTTATACACCAGTTCCAGGTCTTTTCCCATTAACTGCAGAATTTTCCGCGCAAGCTCGTTAATGGTGATGCTTTGACCGCTGCCGATATTATACGTGCTTTCAGCATCACTCTGTGCGGCTAAAATGTTAGCGTTCACCACATCCTTGACATAAATGAAGTCACGACTCTGATTACCGTCACCTAATACAACCGGGGGCTGGTTATCGGCTATCCTCTGGATAAAAGCTGGAACAACCGCGGAGTATTGAGATTGAATACCCTGCCTCGGTCCATATATATTAAAGTACCTCAGACATACTGTGGAAAGCCCGTACAACTGGCGAAATATGCTGCAGTAGTACTCGCAGGCTAGCTTGGTGAGTGCGTACGGTGATATGGGGTCTGGTGGCAGTGCTTCATTTTGCGGGATTGAGGTTACGTTACTGTACACCGATGAGGAGGAGGCAACAATAACCTTTTTAACGCCGTTATCCCGGGCCGCCAACAGTACTTTCAGTGTTCCGGTAATATTTACTTCGTTAACCAGTAAAGGGTTTTCAATGCTACTGTTTATGCTGGCTATAGCTGCCTGATGAAACACATATTCGGTTCCTTTAAACAGCGTCTGCAGCAGCGCAAGGTCGGTCACGTTTCCCTGAACGAATTCCACAGAGTTCTTTTTCAGAAAATGGCCTATGTTCTCTCTCTTACCTGTGGAAAGGTCGTCAAGGACGATTACGTAGTAGCCGCGATTTTGCAGCTCTTCTGCCAGATGAGAGCCGATAAATCCGGCGCCACCGGTAACAACGACTTTCTTCGCCATTTTTACGTTTTCTTTGAGGCAACGAATATATTCGTCTGGATTAACTGTTCCAGTGTCCCCACGTCAAACCAGGCATCAAGTTCCAGCAGATAGGCGGCAAGCATCGGGTTTTCTTCTCCGGCCAGCCGCTCTGTAAGGTTTCGCTCCAGGCTCGTGTCCGGTTTCCTGGGAAGATACGCGTCAATACGAGGAAGAAGGAAGTGGCTGTCAATAATACTGATGCCGGCATTCACCGCCGGTGCTTCGGGGACCTGGGTGATATCCGGCTTCTCGATGAAACCACGAACGATTTTACATCCTTTCATTTCCTCAAACTGTCCGACGCCGAATCTGACAGCTTCTTCCCGCGGTACGGTTACAAACGCCACCGTCATTACCGTGCCCAGGGTTTCTTTGCAATGGTTGTGGTAAGTGATGATATCAGACAGGTTCATCTGCGGGGAAATACTGCCATCGGACAATGTCCTGTTGATGATATAATCGGTGTAACAGACCAGGAAATCATCTCCCAGTGCAGCTTTATCGCGCATGTGGTCGATGGCACTTCTCAAGTCGCCGCCTGTTCCCCATCCTGGAGCTACCAGGACATCGATTTTGAAATCCGGATTGGTATATTCGACTCTGAATCCAAGGGCATGAAACAGGTCAAGAATTTTATCAAGATGCTGCCTTCTTTTGTCAAGATAATTATCGAGCGTGGCAGCTATGGCTTTATTGCGCACCGCAATATAAAGCTCTTTAATCTCCGGTGCTCCGCCAAACCAGGAGAGCATATATTCCACAAGAGGTATGCCGCCAATTTGCTGAAATATTTTGGGGGTAAGATAGGTGAACGGGTAACATCGAGTGCCAGCACCGGCTGCCAGCAATATCGCTTTCAATCGGAACCTCCAACGTAATCGACGATAATTATAACCCACTGAACTCGCATAAGCAAGATAAAGTATTGACAGGGGGCGGAACGAAAGGCTATAATAATACTACAATTAGAGTGTT
This DNA window, taken from Chloroflexota bacterium, encodes the following:
- a CDS encoding SDR family oxidoreductase, translated to MAKKVVVTGGAGFIGSHLAEELQNRGYYVIVLDDLSTGKRENIGHFLKKNSVEFVQGNVTDLALLQTLFKGTEYVFHQAAIASINSSIENPLLVNEVNITGTLKVLLAARDNGVKKVIVASSSSVYSNVTSIPQNEALPPDPISPYALTKLACEYYCSIFRQLYGLSTVCLRYFNIYGPRQGIQSQYSAVVPAFIQRIADNQPPVVLGDGNQSRDFIYVKDVVNANILAAQSDAESTYNIGSGQSITINELARKILQLMGKDLELVYKESRPGEVTQSLADINKARAFGYEPQWSIQDGLAETIAYYLKTSKLSS
- a CDS encoding NDP-sugar synthase is translated as MKAILLAAGAGTRCYPFTYLTPKIFQQIGGIPLVEYMLSWFGGAPEIKELYIAVRNKAIAATLDNYLDKRRQHLDKILDLFHALGFRVEYTNPDFKIDVLVAPGWGTGGDLRSAIDHMRDKAALGDDFLVCYTDYIINRTLSDGSISPQMNLSDIITYHNHCKETLGTVMTVAFVTVPREEAVRFGVGQFEEMKGCKIVRGFIEKPDITQVPEAPAVNAGISIIDSHFLLPRIDAYLPRKPDTSLERNLTERLAGEENPMLAAYLLELDAWFDVGTLEQLIQTNIFVASKKT